A stretch of the Verrucomicrobiia bacterium genome encodes the following:
- a CDS encoding proline dehydrogenase family protein, which produces MSDLEKRTAELGQKLLAAARQEELALQKKHRLESALLDWCMKNDELRTRTFRFIDVFPSLKTADAVLRHIQEYFPASEHRLPAALRAGMLLGKPALLTKFAFRKVTERMYRDMASLFIAAADEGQAIRRVRELDAQGVRASIDLLGEKTSSPQEAFEYEARYARLIETLGREHLGPEKQNVSVKLSALDPLFHPADPEGTSRRVRERLRGLFEIARKSEVFLHTDMEDYESRGLTLRIVRELLNEEAFRGGVHAGIVLQAYLKDADACCEEILAWARKLPAPLTIRLVRGAYWDSEIMKARELGWPVPVFTRKSDTDWMFEKLIRRLMDEPRVRLAVATHNVRSIAYAMALAEEKSRHAPDLEFQVLYGMGAPLIPAIKAAGYAPRVYMPIGDPVVGMAYLVRRLLENVSSQSFVRRGIHDPAQSKTLLAPPPEPLPETAPAETGELQDYRATPVLEFHREGIHHAFREALKKIPMALGESIPVMIDGKRRPTKSRMETVSPADGRTRVASVAMASAEDAQEAVASSRHHFESWKRVPAHVRAGYLRKAALWMLENRLSLAALQVYEAGKTWREADADVVEAVDYLNFYAFHAPRLMKTEATDYLDHEKNALRLMPRGVAAVIAPWNFPMAILTGMSAAALVTGNTAILKPAEQSVFCAWKVFQAYEAAGIPAGVVQFLPGFGEIVGSALVGHPDTAVIAFTGSKETGLALLQNANDKTKGPRLVKKVIAEMGGKNAVIVDSSADFDQALPAVLYSAFGYAGQKCSALSRLIVVDDVYEAFVKRLAEAAESFPAGYPWDPGTMCGPVIDAAALQKIQGYVEKGKAEGRLLFEGKLPPDLKGFYVPPVIFSELPENSALLLEEIFGPVLCVIRAPDFKTALEIANRSEFALTGGVFSRTPSHLALAKDAFQAGNLYLNRGVTGAVVGRQPFGGFKLSGGGTKAGSADYLREFCIPQTVTENVARHGFAPLDQGT; this is translated from the coding sequence ATGTCCGACCTCGAGAAACGCACCGCCGAATTGGGCCAGAAGCTCCTGGCCGCCGCCAGGCAGGAGGAGCTTGCCCTGCAGAAAAAGCACCGGCTCGAATCCGCGCTGCTGGACTGGTGCATGAAAAACGACGAGCTGCGCACGCGCACGTTCCGCTTCATCGACGTTTTCCCGTCCCTCAAGACCGCCGATGCGGTGCTCCGCCACATCCAGGAATATTTTCCCGCGTCCGAGCACCGTCTGCCCGCGGCCCTGCGCGCCGGCATGCTGCTCGGAAAACCCGCGCTGCTCACGAAGTTTGCCTTCCGCAAAGTCACCGAACGGATGTACCGCGACATGGCTTCGCTTTTCATTGCCGCCGCGGACGAGGGGCAGGCCATTCGCCGCGTGCGGGAACTCGATGCTCAGGGCGTGCGAGCCTCCATTGATTTGCTCGGCGAAAAAACGTCCAGCCCGCAGGAGGCCTTCGAATACGAGGCCCGCTACGCCCGGCTGATCGAAACGCTGGGCCGCGAGCATCTGGGCCCGGAAAAGCAGAACGTTTCCGTGAAGCTGTCGGCGCTTGACCCGCTTTTTCATCCCGCGGATCCCGAAGGCACGAGCCGCCGCGTGCGCGAGCGCCTGCGCGGCCTTTTCGAGATCGCCCGCAAGAGCGAGGTCTTCCTGCATACGGACATGGAGGATTACGAAAGCCGCGGCCTGACGCTGCGCATCGTGCGCGAGCTGCTGAACGAGGAAGCGTTCCGCGGCGGCGTGCATGCCGGCATCGTCCTGCAGGCTTACCTGAAAGACGCAGACGCCTGCTGTGAGGAAATCCTGGCCTGGGCGCGGAAGCTGCCGGCACCGCTTACGATCCGCCTTGTCCGCGGCGCCTACTGGGACAGCGAGATCATGAAGGCGCGGGAGCTGGGCTGGCCGGTTCCGGTCTTCACGCGCAAAAGCGACACGGACTGGATGTTCGAGAAACTGATCCGTCGTCTCATGGACGAACCGCGCGTGCGTCTGGCGGTCGCCACGCACAACGTGCGCTCGATCGCTTACGCCATGGCGCTCGCGGAAGAAAAATCGCGGCATGCGCCGGACCTCGAGTTTCAGGTGCTGTACGGCATGGGCGCGCCGCTCATCCCCGCGATCAAGGCCGCGGGCTATGCGCCGCGCGTGTACATGCCCATCGGCGATCCCGTCGTGGGCATGGCGTATCTGGTACGCCGGCTTCTCGAAAACGTTTCGTCGCAGTCCTTTGTCCGGCGCGGCATTCACGATCCCGCGCAGTCGAAGACGCTGCTGGCCCCGCCGCCCGAGCCTTTGCCTGAAACCGCGCCGGCCGAAACCGGCGAACTTCAGGACTACCGCGCCACGCCGGTCCTGGAATTCCACCGCGAGGGCATTCATCACGCGTTCCGGGAAGCGCTCAAAAAAATCCCCATGGCATTGGGCGAATCGATTCCGGTCATGATCGACGGCAAGCGCCGTCCGACCAAGTCACGCATGGAGACGGTTTCGCCGGCCGACGGCAGGACGCGGGTTGCGTCCGTTGCCATGGCGTCCGCGGAAGACGCGCAAGAGGCCGTGGCGTCGTCACGCCATCATTTCGAATCCTGGAAGCGCGTCCCGGCGCACGTCCGCGCGGGGTACCTGCGCAAGGCCGCGCTGTGGATGCTGGAAAACCGCTTGTCGCTCGCCGCGCTGCAGGTTTATGAAGCGGGCAAGACCTGGCGTGAGGCGGACGCGGATGTGGTGGAAGCCGTCGATTACCTGAATTTTTACGCCTTTCATGCCCCGCGCCTCATGAAAACGGAAGCCACGGATTATCTGGACCATGAGAAGAACGCGCTGCGCCTCATGCCGCGCGGCGTGGCCGCGGTGATCGCGCCTTGGAATTTTCCCATGGCCATTTTGACGGGAATGAGCGCGGCCGCGCTGGTCACGGGCAATACCGCCATCCTGAAACCCGCGGAGCAGTCGGTTTTCTGCGCATGGAAAGTGTTCCAGGCTTACGAAGCCGCGGGCATTCCCGCGGGTGTCGTGCAATTCCTTCCCGGCTTCGGCGAAATCGTGGGGTCCGCGCTCGTGGGGCATCCGGACACGGCCGTCATCGCGTTTACGGGGTCAAAGGAAACCGGGCTTGCGCTCTTGCAGAATGCGAACGACAAAACGAAAGGCCCGCGCCTGGTGAAAAAAGTCATCGCGGAAATGGGCGGCAAGAACGCGGTGATCGTGGACAGCAGCGCGGATTTTGACCAGGCACTTCCCGCCGTGCTTTATTCGGCGTTCGGGTACGCGGGGCAGAAATGCTCGGCACTGTCGCGGCTCATCGTGGTGGACGATGTCTACGAGGCTTTCGTGAAGCGCCTGGCCGAGGCCGCGGAAAGTTTTCCGGCCGGCTATCCCTGGGACCCGGGAACGATGTGCGGGCCGGTCATCGATGCCGCGGCGCTGCAGAAAATCCAGGGCTACGTGGAAAAAGGAAAAGCCGAAGGCCGGCTCCTGTTCGAAGGCAAGCTGCCGCCGGACCTGAAAGGCTTTTACGTGCCGCCCGTTATTTTTTCGGAGCTCCCGGAAAATTCCGCGCTGCTTTTGGAAGAAATTTTCGGGCCTGTCCTCTGCGTGATCCGCGCGCCGGATTTCAAGACCGCGCTCGAAATCGCCAACCGCTCGGAATTCGCGCTGACCGGCGGCGTTTTCAGCCGCACGCCGTCGCATCTGGCGCTCGCCAAAGACGCGTTCCAGGCGGGAAATCTTTACCTTAACAGGGGCGTCACCGGCGCCGTGGTCGGGCGCCAGCCGTTCGGGGGCTTCAAGCTCTCAGGCGGGGGAACCAAAGCGGGCTCGGCTGATTATCTCCGGGAATTCTGCATCCCTCAGACCGTCACGGAAAATGTCGCCCGGCACGGCTTCGCGCCTTTGGATCAGGGAACGTGA
- a CDS encoding aldo/keto reductase: MSIKGHATAEGTKAYRSRFEGELRDSHFRESLGILFSSIGLGSYLGEPDDATDRLYEEAAAEALDSGINVLDTAANYRCQRSERSFGRVLRAKIEEGSLKREEVILCTKGGYFPFDGGYPKDPRAYVQKTFIDTGLLKPEDIAQDCHGMTPAYLENQLNQSLANLGVETIDVYYLHNPETQLAAVPFLEFKKRMQAALGWLEEKVKEGKIRWYGTATWGGYRAAATTRQYLNLQELQVLGREAGGMENHFKVVQLPFNFAMPEAWILPNQRLGPTEVSLLNSASRTGMTVIASASLLQAKLLTSLPDFLGRHFQGLETPAQRCLQFVRSVPGITTALVGMKSAAHVRENLEVARVEPLSEDQLIVMFSSAPQ, from the coding sequence ATGAGCATCAAGGGACATGCCACCGCCGAGGGGACGAAAGCCTACCGCAGCCGGTTCGAAGGCGAGCTGCGCGACTCTCATTTCCGCGAATCACTCGGGATTTTGTTTTCTTCGATCGGCCTCGGCAGCTATCTCGGGGAACCCGATGACGCGACTGACAGGCTCTATGAAGAGGCCGCGGCCGAGGCGCTGGATTCCGGCATCAACGTGCTCGACACCGCCGCCAATTACCGCTGCCAGAGAAGCGAGCGCAGCTTCGGCAGGGTGCTGCGCGCGAAGATTGAAGAGGGCAGCTTGAAGCGGGAAGAAGTGATCCTGTGCACGAAGGGCGGCTACTTTCCTTTCGACGGCGGCTATCCCAAAGATCCCCGCGCCTACGTGCAGAAGACGTTCATCGATACCGGCCTGCTGAAGCCGGAAGACATCGCCCAGGACTGCCACGGCATGACGCCGGCCTATCTCGAGAACCAGCTGAATCAAAGCCTGGCCAACCTCGGCGTCGAAACGATCGACGTTTATTACCTGCACAATCCCGAAACGCAGCTCGCGGCCGTGCCGTTTCTCGAATTCAAAAAAAGGATGCAGGCCGCTTTGGGGTGGCTCGAAGAAAAAGTGAAGGAAGGCAAGATCCGCTGGTACGGCACGGCCACCTGGGGCGGGTACCGCGCCGCGGCCACCACGCGCCAGTACCTGAACCTCCAGGAGCTGCAGGTGCTCGGCCGTGAAGCCGGAGGCATGGAAAATCATTTCAAGGTCGTCCAGCTTCCTTTTAATTTCGCGATGCCTGAAGCCTGGATCCTTCCCAATCAGCGGCTCGGCCCCACGGAAGTGTCGCTCCTCAATTCGGCCTCGCGCACGGGCATGACCGTTATCGCAAGCGCGTCGCTTCTTCAGGCGAAACTCCTCACGTCTCTCCCGGATTTTTTGGGACGCCATTTTCAGGGCCTCGAGACGCCTGCTCAGCGCTGCCTTCAGTTCGTACGTTCCGTGCCGGGCATCACCACCGCGCTCGTCGGCATGAAGTCGGCCGCGCACGTGCGTGAAAACCTCGAAGTCGCCCGGGTCGAGCCGCTCTCCGAAGACCAGCTGATCGTGATGTTCTCCAGCGCCCCCCAATAG
- the lnt gene encoding apolipoprotein N-acyltransferase: MTRRTGLLLALLSGILLTAAFPKISLSFLAWIALVPLWIALASCGTRGRAALLAWITGFVFLFLSVSGLRYVTIFGWIFVCVFHGLIFSLFGFFSSDCRRMPMPVLRPLMGALGWTSMEFLRMHFPVFGFGWNLLAYSQASHVALIQIANLIGATGLGFLMAFFNLAVAESILSLPLFSSREFYRQIDAFRTAAVHALLALVLLGAAAAYGRHELRRPEPAAPVVRISVVQGNIPQSLKWETMARDKIMEIHVKLSRLAEFDRPDLVIWPEASFPGYLNRDPMAEAVFDLASSMNVPMIVGAPYFESLEAAYNSAFLIDGDGQIKSRYDKIKLVPFGEYLPMGPVLGWLQPLAHSLGVSDFYAGLDRTIFLLDGTRQHFAVLICFEDTFPLLAREFAEKDVNFFAVITNDAWFGPTGMPYQHLQASVFRAVENGIPVVRAANTGVSGFIDSSGRVLDRVSRDGKDTFVAGHKTLALALTKKNTFYRRIGWLFTTVVLGIFVMMIVLPSLYKRESPAARARAVGQKAFPLLLAAALGAACLQPGCLRLSASAWHKGAKDETASVHEVALDTTKIVNRDPYQPNITNE, encoded by the coding sequence ATGACGCGCCGGACCGGCCTGCTGCTCGCGCTCCTTTCCGGCATCCTGCTCACCGCCGCTTTCCCTAAAATCTCGCTCAGCTTTCTTGCCTGGATCGCGCTCGTGCCGCTGTGGATCGCCCTTGCCTCTTGCGGGACGCGGGGCCGCGCCGCGCTGCTCGCCTGGATCACGGGCTTCGTGTTCCTGTTCCTTTCCGTTTCGGGCCTGCGCTACGTGACGATTTTCGGATGGATCTTCGTGTGCGTGTTCCACGGGCTGATCTTTTCGCTTTTCGGTTTTTTCAGCTCCGATTGCCGGCGCATGCCCATGCCGGTGCTGCGGCCGCTCATGGGCGCGCTCGGCTGGACGTCCATGGAATTCCTGCGTATGCACTTTCCGGTGTTCGGATTCGGCTGGAACCTGCTTGCGTATTCCCAGGCCTCGCACGTGGCACTCATCCAGATCGCCAACCTCATCGGCGCCACGGGGCTCGGCTTTCTCATGGCCTTTTTCAACCTGGCGGTCGCCGAAAGCATCCTCAGCCTGCCGCTTTTTTCTTCACGGGAATTTTACCGGCAAATCGACGCCTTCCGGACGGCGGCTGTCCATGCCTTGCTCGCCCTCGTCCTGCTGGGGGCGGCCGCGGCGTACGGCCGCCATGAGCTGCGCCGGCCTGAGCCCGCGGCGCCGGTCGTGCGCATCAGCGTGGTGCAGGGAAACATCCCGCAGTCGCTCAAGTGGGAAACCATGGCGCGCGACAAGATCATGGAAATTCACGTCAAGCTTTCGCGGCTTGCCGAATTCGACAGGCCGGACCTTGTCATCTGGCCCGAGGCTTCTTTTCCCGGCTACCTCAACCGCGATCCCATGGCCGAAGCCGTCTTCGATCTTGCCAGCTCCATGAACGTTCCCATGATCGTGGGCGCGCCTTATTTCGAGAGCCTCGAAGCCGCTTACAACAGCGCGTTTCTCATCGACGGCGACGGCCAGATCAAATCACGTTACGATAAAATCAAGCTCGTGCCTTTCGGGGAATACCTGCCGATGGGCCCGGTGCTGGGATGGCTGCAGCCGCTTGCGCATTCGCTGGGGGTCAGCGATTTTTACGCGGGCCTGGACCGCACGATTTTTTTGCTGGACGGCACGCGCCAGCACTTCGCCGTGCTGATCTGCTTCGAGGACACGTTCCCGCTGCTCGCGCGCGAATTCGCGGAAAAAGACGTCAATTTTTTTGCGGTCATCACCAACGACGCGTGGTTCGGGCCGACGGGAATGCCTTACCAGCACCTGCAGGCTTCTGTTTTCCGTGCCGTGGAAAACGGCATCCCTGTCGTGCGCGCCGCCAATACCGGCGTCTCAGGGTTCATCGATTCTTCGGGCCGCGTGCTCGACCGCGTGTCGCGCGACGGCAAGGATACTTTCGTGGCGGGCCACAAGACTCTCGCGCTCGCGCTCACGAAAAAAAATACTTTTTACCGCCGCATCGGCTGGCTGTTTACGACCGTGGTCCTGGGCATTTTCGTGATGATGATCGTGCTGCCTTCGCTTTATAAAAGGGAAAGTCCGGCGGCGCGCGCCCGCGCCGTGGGCCAGAAAGCCTTCCCCCTCCTTTTAGCCGCCGCGCTCGGAGCCGCGTGCCTCCAGCCGGGCTGCCTCCGGCTTTCCGCGTCCGCCTGGCACAAGGGCGCCAAAGACGAAACCGCGAGCGTGCATGAAGTGGCGCTCGACACGACCAAGATCGTGAACCGCGACCCTTACCAGCCCAATATCACGAACGAGTGA
- the secA gene encoding preprotein translocase subunit SecA, translating to MIKPILEKIFGTQNTRTLSKLWPIVHQVNALEPQMQQLSDEALRNKTVEFRERLAKGETLDQILPEAYAAVREASRRTTKMRHFDVQVLGGIVLHGGKIAEMGTGEGKTLVATLPVYLNALSGKGVHLVTVNDYLARRDREWMGPIYEFMGLTVGVIQHDMKPEDRRKSYACDITYGTNNEYGFDYLRDNMVVSLEHRVQRELNFAIVDEVDSILIDEARTPLIISGPAEESTDKYYRIDRIMPRLKAEDDYKQDEKARTVALTEDGIKHCEELLGIENLYENTQIDIIHHVNQALRAHVLFKKDEDYVVKDGQVIIVDEFTGRLMPGRRFSDGLHQALEAKEGVKIERENQTLATVTFQNYFRMYKKIGGMTGTASTEAVEFDKIYKLDVVVMPTNKPNIRKDANDVIYRTAKEKFEAVVKEVVEEHKKGRPVLVGTISIEKSERVSRMLEKYNVPHTVLNAKYHEREAEIVASAGQDSVVTIATNMAGRGTDIVLGPGVAAKGGLAVIGTERHEARRIDNQLRGRCGRQGDPGSSKFFISLEDDLMRIFGSDRISSFMQKMGMEEGEDIQHPMVSRAIETAQKRVESRNFEIRKHLLEFDDVMNRQRELIYKERDRVLYRDKLKEHITEFIEDILEEMLGRYVHPDMSMDQRNPDGLKEALKGKFGTDLSAIVDESEKDIDWLREDLLKKICEHYEHREREFGPERMRFLESYILLQMIDSKWKEHLHSLDDLKEGIGLRAYGQRDPKIEYKKEAFDLFQAMVDTIKDEAVEFLFRIQAVREEKMESSMTSRAQFLHPESGGMPEAQAAKPAAPRQAPRVVAPGADIMTQEPAEPAKRGEPKVGRNDPCPCGSGKKYKKCHGTDE from the coding sequence ATGATCAAACCTATCCTTGAAAAAATCTTCGGCACTCAGAACACCCGTACGCTTTCCAAACTCTGGCCGATTGTCCACCAGGTCAATGCCCTTGAACCGCAGATGCAGCAGCTTTCCGACGAGGCGCTCCGCAATAAAACCGTGGAATTCCGCGAGCGGCTGGCCAAGGGCGAGACGCTCGATCAGATCCTTCCCGAAGCTTACGCCGCGGTCCGCGAGGCGTCGCGGCGCACGACCAAGATGCGCCACTTCGACGTGCAGGTGCTCGGAGGCATCGTGCTGCACGGCGGTAAAATCGCGGAAATGGGAACCGGTGAAGGTAAGACGCTCGTCGCCACGCTGCCCGTATACCTGAACGCGCTTTCGGGCAAGGGCGTGCACCTTGTGACCGTGAACGATTATCTCGCGCGCCGCGACCGCGAGTGGATGGGGCCGATTTACGAATTTATGGGCCTGACCGTCGGCGTGATCCAGCACGACATGAAGCCCGAAGACCGCCGCAAGTCCTACGCCTGCGACATCACCTACGGCACCAACAACGAATACGGCTTCGATTACCTGCGCGACAATATGGTGGTCTCGCTCGAGCACCGCGTGCAGCGCGAGCTGAATTTCGCGATCGTCGACGAAGTGGACTCCATCCTGATCGACGAAGCGCGCACGCCGCTCATCATTTCCGGCCCCGCGGAAGAATCGACCGACAAGTATTACCGCATCGACCGCATCATGCCGCGCCTCAAAGCCGAGGACGACTACAAGCAGGACGAAAAGGCGCGTACGGTCGCGCTTACCGAAGACGGCATCAAGCACTGCGAAGAGCTGCTCGGCATCGAGAACCTTTATGAAAACACGCAGATCGACATTATCCATCACGTGAACCAGGCCCTGCGCGCGCACGTCCTCTTCAAAAAAGACGAGGACTACGTGGTCAAAGACGGCCAGGTCATTATTGTGGACGAATTCACGGGCCGCCTCATGCCGGGCCGCCGTTTTTCGGACGGCCTTCACCAGGCTCTGGAAGCCAAGGAAGGCGTGAAGATCGAGCGCGAGAACCAGACTCTTGCGACCGTCACGTTCCAGAATTATTTCCGCATGTACAAAAAAATCGGAGGCATGACCGGAACCGCCTCCACTGAGGCCGTGGAATTCGACAAGATCTACAAGCTCGACGTCGTCGTTATGCCCACCAACAAGCCCAATATCCGCAAGGACGCGAACGACGTCATCTACCGAACGGCGAAGGAAAAGTTCGAGGCGGTCGTGAAGGAAGTGGTCGAAGAGCACAAAAAAGGAAGGCCCGTCCTTGTCGGCACGATCTCCATCGAAAAATCCGAGCGCGTCAGCCGCATGCTCGAAAAGTACAATGTCCCGCATACGGTCCTGAACGCCAAATACCACGAACGCGAAGCCGAGATCGTCGCTTCCGCCGGGCAGGACAGCGTGGTCACGATCGCGACCAACATGGCCGGCCGCGGCACGGACATCGTGCTGGGCCCGGGCGTCGCGGCCAAGGGCGGCCTGGCCGTCATCGGCACCGAGCGCCACGAGGCTCGCCGCATCGACAACCAGCTGCGCGGCCGCTGCGGACGCCAGGGCGATCCCGGCTCCTCCAAGTTTTTTATTTCGCTGGAAGACGACCTCATGCGCATTTTCGGTTCGGACCGCATTTCCTCGTTCATGCAGAAGATGGGCATGGAGGAGGGCGAGGACATCCAGCATCCCATGGTGAGCCGCGCCATCGAGACCGCGCAAAAGCGCGTGGAAAGCCGCAACTTCGAGATCCGCAAACACCTGCTCGAATTCGATGACGTCATGAACCGCCAGCGCGAGCTTATTTATAAGGAACGCGACCGCGTGCTCTACCGCGACAAGCTCAAGGAGCACATCACCGAGTTCATCGAGGACATCCTGGAGGAGATGCTGGGCCGCTACGTGCATCCGGACATGAGCATGGACCAGCGCAATCCCGACGGGCTGAAGGAAGCGCTCAAGGGGAAATTCGGCACGGATCTTTCCGCGATCGTGGACGAATCGGAAAAGGACATCGACTGGCTGCGCGAGGACCTGCTGAAAAAAATCTGCGAGCATTACGAGCACCGCGAAAGGGAATTCGGCCCCGAGCGCATGCGTTTCCTCGAGTCCTACATCCTTCTCCAGATGATCGATTCCAAATGGAAGGAGCACCTGCACAGCCTGGACGACCTGAAAGAGGGCATTGGGCTGCGCGCTTACGGCCAGCGCGATCCCAAGATCGAATACAAGAAAGAGGCCTTCGACCTTTTCCAGGCCATGGTCGACACGATCAAGGACGAGGCCGTGGAATTCCTTTTCCGCATCCAGGCCGTGCGCGAGGAAAAAATGGAAAGCTCCATGACTTCCCGCGCGCAGTTCCTTCATCCCGAGAGCGGGGGAATGCCCGAAGCCCAGGCCGCCAAGCCCGCGGCGCCGCGGCAGGCGCCCCGCGTCGTGGCTCCCGGGGCGGACATCATGACCCAGGAACCGGCCGAACCCGCCAAGCGCGGCGAGCCGAAAGTCGGCCGCAACGATCCGTGTCCCTGCGGCAGCGGCAAGAAGTACAAAAAATGCCATGGGACCGATGAATAA
- the prfB gene encoding peptide chain release factor 2 (programmed frameshift) — protein MKEQIQAMQKKVSDLLEKLQEIRGYLDLPRREKEVQLLNEKMSRPDFWDKPQESQTTVENLKALKKVVDPWHAAFKSASDLKELLELLDENQEDSVREMEEEVQKLERDVESLEFQRLLSDKFDSHNAILSINAGAGGTESCDWAEMLLRMYLRWSEQHGYKVQTIDFLQGEEAGIKNTTLMIEGPYAYGYLKAESGVHRLVRISPFDANKRRHTSFASVDIIAEVDDIPEVEVKESEIRIDTYRAGGAGGQHVNKTASAVRLTHLATGIVVQCQNERSQHQNKMVAMKVLKARLYERYRKDREKEMLNQYGEKKDIAWGSQIRSYVFHPYSMVKDHRTTHETSNVQAVMDGDLDAFIQAYLKKFVKREVVSDGDGSKK, from the exons ATGAAAGAACAGATTCAGGCCATGCAAAAGAAAGTCAGCGATCTTCTGGAAAAGCTCCAGGAGATAAGGGGGTATCTT GACCTCCCTCGCCGCGAAAAAGAAGTCCAGCTGCTGAACGAAAAGATGTCCCGGCCGGATTTCTGGGACAAGCCCCAGGAATCGCAGACGACAGTCGAGAATCTGAAAGCGCTGAAAAAAGTGGTGGACCCGTGGCATGCGGCCTTCAAGTCGGCTTCCGATTTGAAGGAGCTCCTCGAACTTCTCGACGAGAACCAGGAAGATTCGGTCCGCGAGATGGAAGAAGAGGTCCAGAAGCTCGAGCGCGATGTTGAAAGCCTCGAGTTTCAGCGCCTCTTGTCGGACAAGTTCGACAGCCACAACGCGATCCTGAGCATCAACGCGGGCGCGGGCGGCACGGAGTCGTGCGACTGGGCGGAGATGCTGTTACGCATGTACCTGCGGTGGTCTGAGCAGCACGGCTACAAAGTGCAGACGATCGATTTTCTGCAGGGCGAAGAAGCGGGCATCAAGAACACGACGCTCATGATCGAAGGCCCGTACGCGTACGGTTACCTGAAGGCCGAGTCGGGCGTGCATCGCCTGGTGCGCATTTCGCCGTTTGATGCGAACAAGAGACGGCACACATCGTTCGCTTCGGTGGACATCATCGCCGAAGTCGACGACATTCCGGAAGTCGAAGTGAAAGAAAGCGAGATCCGGATCGACACCTACCGGGCCGGCGGCGCGGGCGGCCAGCACGTGAACAAGACGGCGAGCGCCGTGCGCCTCACGCACCTGGCCACCGGCATCGTCGTGCAGTGCCAGAACGAAAGGTCGCAGCATCAGAACAAGATGGTGGCGATGAAAGTCTTGAAGGCTCGGCTTTACGAGCGGTACCGCAAGGACCGCGAGAAGGAGATGCTCAACCAGTACGGCGAAAAAAAAGACATTGCCTGGGGTTCGCAGATACGCTCTTACGTTTTCCATCCGTACAGCATGGTCAAAGACCACCGGACCACTCACGAAACTTCCAATGTCCAGGCCGTGATGGACGGCGACCTGGATGCCTTCATCCAGGCCTACCTCAAAAAATTCGTAAAAAGGGAAGTCGTCTCGGACGGAGACGGCTCTAAAAAATAA